In Bradyrhizobium erythrophlei, a single genomic region encodes these proteins:
- a CDS encoding PilZ domain-containing protein: MVQTRSAPRVRVAKPAIIECGGDKTPCIVRDISMTGASLEVSQAKGMPSTFSLILSEERLNLRCRVVWRRDFRLGVTFD, encoded by the coding sequence ATGGTTCAAACTCGGAGTGCACCGCGGGTCCGTGTTGCGAAGCCTGCCATAATCGAATGCGGCGGCGACAAAACTCCCTGCATCGTTCGCGACATATCGATGACCGGTGCTTCACTGGAAGTTTCGCAAGCAAAGGGGATGCCTTCAACATTCTCTCTGATCTTGTCGGAGGAAAGGTTGAATCTGCGGTGTCGGGTGGTGTGGCGAAGAGACTTTCGCCTGGGCGTTACGTTCGACTGA
- a CDS encoding ABC transporter substrate-binding protein, protein MRRREFISLLSGATASLGVSLPLAAQEAGRIYRIGFLSGGPRDAAHIIAFFEELRRSGFSSGQNLAIVAGGFGLRDEQFAETAVTLVEAAPDAIVSTGPVATRAAQAATKTIAILASSDDMVADGLVPSLRQPGGNITGVSLFAPELDGKRQDILMEAVPGIRRVAALADPNVATTEHLQVLRDRARARGVELSVVSARTPEEIAPALNAASASGAQALNVLATPLFFFNRHTVIVRAAALRLPAMYQWPEMAEEGGFAGYGPRITQWYRELARLVAKVLRGAKPYDLPIEQPTRFELVINLETAKAIGHEIPTGLIARADKVIE, encoded by the coding sequence ATGAGGCGCCGCGAGTTCATCAGCCTTCTCAGTGGCGCAACGGCATCGCTCGGCGTGTCGTTGCCGCTCGCTGCACAAGAAGCGGGCCGCATCTACCGTATCGGCTTCTTGAGCGGGGGCCCGCGCGACGCGGCGCATATCATTGCTTTCTTCGAAGAATTGCGCAGGTCGGGCTTCAGCAGCGGCCAAAATCTAGCGATTGTCGCTGGCGGATTTGGTCTGCGCGACGAACAGTTTGCTGAAACCGCTGTGACACTTGTCGAAGCGGCGCCCGATGCAATCGTCAGCACTGGTCCGGTTGCCACCCGCGCTGCGCAGGCGGCGACGAAGACGATTGCTATACTTGCTTCGTCCGACGACATGGTGGCGGATGGATTGGTGCCGTCGCTTCGGCAGCCGGGTGGCAACATCACCGGCGTCAGTCTGTTCGCGCCGGAACTCGACGGCAAGCGGCAAGATATCTTAATGGAGGCGGTGCCCGGCATTCGGCGCGTCGCCGCGCTCGCTGATCCCAACGTCGCCACTACCGAGCATCTTCAGGTCTTAAGGGATCGGGCGCGCGCTCGCGGCGTCGAATTATCGGTTGTTTCCGCACGCACACCCGAGGAGATCGCGCCAGCCTTGAACGCGGCGAGTGCCTCAGGGGCCCAAGCACTCAACGTTCTGGCAACGCCGCTGTTCTTCTTCAATAGGCATACCGTGATCGTGCGCGCCGCAGCGTTGCGCCTGCCCGCAATGTACCAGTGGCCTGAAATGGCAGAAGAGGGCGGCTTCGCGGGGTACGGTCCGCGTATCACTCAATGGTACCGTGAGCTGGCCCGGTTAGTCGCCAAGGTGCTGCGCGGCGCCAAACCTTACGATCTTCCTATCGAACAACCGACAAGGTTTGAGCTGGTCATCAATCTCGAGACGGCCAAGGCGATCGGTCACGAAATTCCGACCGGGCTCATAGCGCGTGCGGACAAGGTAATAGAATAA
- a CDS encoding ABC transporter substrate-binding protein has product MGSLRLLMVGVLGLATIAASPSLAQRKYDPGANDSEIKIGNIMPYSGPISSYSVIGKTETAYFEKINAEGGINGRKIKFISYDDSSNPAKTVEQARKLVEGDEVLLIFQSLGGSMNIAIEKYLNDRKVPQLFVSAPNKRFGDPKNFPWTMGWSPTADNEGRIYAQYLLKNHPSSRVGVLYLNVDVGKEYLMALKEGLDGKMQVVAEVPYEITDPTVDSQVISLKESGADIIFLAATPKTAVQAIRRMAELDWKPIRLLASISNSIGAVMKPAGLEVANGILSAGYLKDPSDPLLKDDPAVKEWEVFMAKYYPEGDRTNTFTAYGYLVAQTMVQVLRQCGDDLTRENVMRQAANIKDLELGLLLPGIKINTSPTDYFPVKHMQMTRFNGETIELLGPLYSGVVAGN; this is encoded by the coding sequence ATGGGCAGCCTGCGACTGTTGATGGTGGGTGTTCTCGGACTGGCGACTATTGCTGCAAGCCCCTCGCTTGCTCAAAGGAAGTACGATCCGGGTGCTAACGATAGCGAAATAAAGATCGGCAACATCATGCCCTACAGCGGGCCGATCTCGTCCTACAGCGTCATTGGCAAGACAGAGACAGCCTACTTCGAAAAGATTAACGCGGAAGGCGGCATCAACGGACGCAAAATCAAGTTTATCAGCTATGACGATAGCTCCAATCCCGCAAAAACGGTCGAACAGGCGCGCAAGCTTGTCGAGGGAGACGAAGTCCTTTTGATTTTTCAGAGTCTCGGCGGCTCGATGAATATTGCCATCGAGAAATATCTAAATGATAGGAAGGTGCCCCAGCTTTTTGTTTCGGCTCCTAACAAAAGATTCGGTGATCCGAAGAATTTTCCATGGACGATGGGGTGGTCACCGACGGCCGATAATGAGGGACGCATCTACGCGCAGTATCTGCTTAAGAACCATCCAAGCTCCAGGGTCGGCGTCCTTTATCTAAACGTCGATGTGGGCAAGGAATATCTGATGGCCCTCAAGGAGGGCCTCGACGGCAAGATGCAGGTCGTTGCTGAAGTCCCTTACGAAATCACCGATCCGACGGTCGATTCACAGGTTATTTCCCTCAAGGAATCCGGTGCCGACATCATTTTCTTAGCGGCTACGCCGAAGACAGCTGTCCAAGCTATACGCAGGATGGCTGAGTTGGATTGGAAGCCGATCCGACTACTCGCGAGTATATCGAATTCGATCGGCGCGGTTATGAAACCAGCCGGCCTTGAGGTCGCAAATGGCATTCTGTCGGCGGGCTATCTCAAAGATCCCTCTGACCCGCTTTTGAAGGATGATCCGGCAGTTAAGGAATGGGAGGTCTTCATGGCCAAGTATTATCCCGAGGGCGATCGCACCAATACATTCACGGCCTACGGGTATCTCGTGGCTCAAACCATGGTCCAGGTTTTGAGGCAATGCGGCGACGATCTCACACGCGAAAATGTCATGCGCCAGGCCGCCAACATCAAAGACCTTGAATTAGGACTGCTACTTCCTGGCATCAAAATTAATACGAGTCCAACTGACTATTTCCCTGTAAAGCACATGCAAATGACTCGCTTCAATGGCGAAACCATTGAGCTCCTCGGTCCTCTCTACAGTGGAGTGGTCGCTGGTAACTGA